A portion of the Ricinus communis isolate WT05 ecotype wild-type chromosome 10, ASM1957865v1, whole genome shotgun sequence genome contains these proteins:
- the LOC8283971 gene encoding zinc finger protein ZAT5 yields MMEQPLQELIMASPSSSHNTELITQIIRGKRTKRPRPLSPLRLAVACSSESGSGECGKIERLDDSNNNNNNINLSSSPSSSIEFAGGEEEDMANCLILLARGTQPQTRKLSEPEAMATTRAATTKGMMCSGPSYVYQCKTCNRCFPSFQALGGHRASHKKPNNKGTGSNEEKKGREQEEEDQLLLNDTNTTLSLQIANRGSSNPTAAAANIKSNKVHECSICGAEFSSGQALGGHMRRHRAAFDTTSTRTITPPPPPKTVSLVTSSPEFQETKKPRRNSLQLDLNLPAPEDHDNRESKFHFASKEQVLVFSSSPLVDCHY; encoded by the coding sequence ATGATGGAACAACCTCTTCAAGAACTGATCATGGCTTCCCCATCTTCTTCTCATAATACTGAGCTCATCACGCAGATTATCAGAGGCAAACGCACCAAGCGTCCAAGGCCTCTTTCTCCGCTAAGGTTAGCTGTCGCTTGCAGCTCTGAAAGTGGTTCAGGTGAATGTGGCAAGATTGAAAGACTCGAcgatagtaataataataataataatattaacttgTCGTCTTCTCCTAGTTCCTCTATTGAATTCGCGGGTGGAGAAGAAGAGGATATGGCGAATTGTTTGATTCTTCTGGCTCGAGGTACTCAGCCCCAAACTCGGAAATTGTCAGAACCTGAAGCTATGGCTACAACTAGGGCTGCTACTACAAAGGGCATGATGTGTTCAGGTCCTTCATATGTTTATCAGTGCAAAACCTGTAACCGGTGCTTCCCTTCATTTCAAGCTCTTGGAGGACACAGAGCGAGCCACAAGAAACCGAATAATAAAGGAACTGGCAGTAATGAAGAGAAGAAAGGAAGGGAACAAGAAGAGGAAGATCAGCTACTGCTTAATGATACGAACACTACACTTTCATTGCAAATAGCAAACAGAGGTAGTAGTAATCctactgctgctgctgctaatATCAAATCTAACAAGGTGCACGAATGCTCGATATGTGGCGCGGAGTTTTCCTCCGGTCAGGCCTTAGGTGGTCATATGAGGCGGCATAGAGCTGCGTTCGACACTACTTCAACAAGAACGATAacaccaccaccaccgccaAAGACAGTGAGTCTGGTTACAAGCAGTCCTGAATTTCAAGAAACCAAAAAACCAAGAAGAAATAGTCTGCAACTAGACCTTAATCTTCCAGCACCAGAAGATCATGATAACAGGGAATCTAAATTCCACTTTGCTTCTAAAGAACAAGTTCTTGTCTTCTCATCTTCACCTTTGGTTGATTGCCATTATTGA
- the LOC8283970 gene encoding poly [ADP-ribose] polymerase tankyrase-1: MAVHRDGLIEEEENEEDNALFEEHDLIHLDSDTPPHLQELAAAAQVGDVDALRRALDNLNGSIDEPVEDGDTALHLACLYGYLPCVELLLERGANLEAKDEDGAIPLHDACAGGFAQIVQLLLNSANGSECIRRMLETVDAEGDTPLHHAARGEHVDVIRLLLASGASVTKTNAYGKSPTELPEPDTEARRVLECAASAVSCQ, encoded by the exons ATGGCAGTGCATCGCGATGGTTTaatagaggaagaagaaaacgaAGAAGACAATGCACTCTTTGAAGAACACGACTTAATCCACCTTGATTCCGATACTCCACCTCACCTCCAGGAACTCGCCGCCGCTGCTCAGGTTGGCGACGTCGACGCTCTTCGCCGTGCCCTAG ATAACTTGAATGGAAGCATTGATGAACCAGTAGAGGATGGGGATACAGCTCTTCATCTAGCCTGTCTTTATGGTTATTTACCCTGTGTTGAG CTACTTCTGGAAAGGGGAGCAAACTTAGAGGCTAAGGATGAAGACGGAGCAATACCTCTGCATGATGCCTGTGCGGGAG GTTTTGCTCAGATAGTCCAATTGCTGTTGAATAGTGCTAATGGCTCAGAGTGCATCAGAAGGATGTTAGAAACAGTTGATGCTGAGGGCGATACT CCACTTCACCATGCAGCAAGAGGTGAACACGTGGATGTTATAAGATTATTGCTGGCTTCTGGTGCGTCTGTGACAAAAACAAATGCATATGGAAAG AGTCCTACTGAGCTACCTGAACCAGACACAGAAGCTAGGAGGGTACTGGAATGTGCTGCTAGTGCTGTTTCATGCCAGTAG
- the LOC8283969 gene encoding ras-related protein RABC2a: protein MGSPSGKGSDYDHSFKIVLIGDSNVGKSSLIVSFISGAVTELPNTIGMDIKMKQITVGGKRLKLTIWDTAGQERFRTLTSSYYRDAHGIILVYDVTQKQSFTNLENLWTKEVELYSTNKDCIKMLVGNKVDRESERAVSREEGMDLAKQQGFLFLESSAKTRENVEKCFDDLALKMLQELEKKRQEELKPKATAPEPKSVELKPPEKPATYTGPPGGGGGGGCCG from the exons ATGGGATCACCTTCAGGGAAAGGCAGTGACTATGATCACTCATTCAAGATAGTGTTGATCGGTGATTCTAATGTCGGCAAGAGCAGTCTTATTGTTAGTTTCATTTCTGGCGCTGTAACTGAGCTTCCTAACACCATTG GCATGGATATTAAGATGAAGCAGATAACAGTGGGCGGGAAGCGGTTGAAACTTACAATATGGGACACTG CTGGACAAGAAAGGTTCAGAACATTAACGAGCTCTTACTATAGAGATGCTCACGGGATCATTCTTG TTTATGATGTGACACAAAAACAATCCTTTACCAACTTAGAAAACTTGTGGACTAAAGAAGTTGAGCTCTACTCCACAAACAAGGACTGTATAAAGATGCTTGTTGGAAATAAAGTTGACaga GAGTCTGAAAGAGCAGTGAGTAGAGAAGAGGGAATGGATCTTGCAAAACAGCAGGGGTTTTTGTTTCTGGAATCTAGTGCTAAAACTAGAGAAAACGTGGAGAAATGCTTTGATGATTTAGCACTCAAG ATGCTGCAGGAATTAGAGAAGAAACGACAGGAGGAATTGAAGCCAAAAGCCACTGCACCAGAACCAAAATCGGTAGAGCTTAAACCACCGGAGAAACCGGCAACATACACAGGGCCACcaggtggtggtggtggtggtggttgtTGCGGTTAA
- the LOC8283968 gene encoding ras-related protein RABC2a: MGSSSGQGGTGGYDLSFKILLIGDSGVGKSSLLVSFISSSVEDLAPTIGVDFKIKQLTVDGKRLKLTIWDTAGQERFRTLTSSYYRNAQGIILVYDVTRRETFTNLSDVWAKEVDLYCTNKDCVKMLVGNKLDIDSERAVSREEGMALAKEHGCAFLECSAKTRENVEKCFEELALKIMEVPSLLEEGSTAVKKKILNQKQENQAPPSRANTGCCS; the protein is encoded by the exons ATGGGATCATCTTCAGGTCAAGGCGGTACTGGTGGTTATGATCTTTCGTTCAAGATCTTGTTGATCGGTGATTCTGGTGTTGGTAAAAGTAGTCTTCTTGTTAGTTTTATTTCAAGCTCTGTCGAGGATCTTGCTCCCACTATTG GTGTGGATTTTAAGATCAAGCAGCTAACAGTAGATGGGAAGCGATTGAAGCTGACAATTTGGGATACTG CTGGACAAGAGAGATTCAGAACATTAACAAGCTCTTACTACAGAAATGCACAAGGAATCATTCTTG TTTATGATGTGACACGGAGAGAAACTTTCACAAACTTGTCAGATGTGTGGGCTAAAGAAGTTGACCTCTACTGCACGAATAAGGACTGTGTAAAGATGCTTGTTGGAAATAAACTTGATATT GACTCAGAAAGGGCTGTTAGTAGAGAAGAGGGAATGGCTCTTGCTAAAGAGCATGGATGTGCATTTCTTGAATGTAGTGCTAAAACAAGAGAAAATGTGGAGAAATGTTTTGAAGAGCTGGCACTCAAG ATAATGGAGGTTCCTAGTCTTTTGGAAGAAGGGTCCACTGcagtgaagaaaaaaattttaaatcagaaacaagaaaatcaaGCACCTCCTTCTAGAGCTAACACCGGTTGTTGTTCTTAA
- the LOC8283967 gene encoding splicing factor 3A subunit 2 produces the protein MDREWGSKPGSGGAASAQNEAIDRRERLRRLALETIDLAKDPYFMRNHLGSYECKLCLTLHNNEGNYLAHTQGKRHQTNLAKRAAREAKESPALPQPNKRKINIRKTVKIGRPGYRVTKQFDHETKQRSLLFQIEYPEIEDNTKPRHRFMSSFEQRMQPYDKRYQYLLFAAEPYEIIAFKVPSTEIDKSTPKFFSHWDPDSKMFTLQLYFKTKPPEANKSQAPPAPNGVAAPGVPPRSLPPPPQAPPPPPPPPQGLPPGSRPPPPPPQGSLPPPPPMANGPRPMPPGGAPPAPPPPPGGSGTMANFTPGAQVGRPPMPPQGFSTQQM, from the exons ATGGATAGAGAATGGGGTTCGAAGCCCGGAAGCGGTGGCGCCGCCTCGGCACAGAACGAGGCAATAGACAGGAGAGAGCGTCTCCGCAGACTTGCTCTTGAAACAATTGATCTGGCAAAAGATCCGTATTTTATGCGAAACCACCTTGGCAG TTATGAGTGTAAGCTGTGTCTGACATTACACAACAATGAAGGGAATTATTTGGCGCATACACAAGGGAAGCGTCACCAAACTAATTTGGCTAAAAGAGCTGCGCGTGAGGCTAAAGAATCTCCTGCTCTTCCTCAACCTAATAAGCGTAAAATTAACATCCGCAAGACTG TCAAAATTGGTAGACCTGGGTATCGGGTAACAAAGCAATTTGATCATGAGACAAAGCAGAGATCTCTTCTTTTTCAG ATTGAATATCCTGAGATAGAAGACAATACAAAGCCAAGACATCGGTTTATGTCTTCTTTCGAACAG AGAATGCAACCCTATGATAAGAGGTACCAGTATCTTTTATTTGCAGCTGAACCTTATGAGATCATTGCTTTCAAG GTTCCTAGCACAGAAATTGATAAATCCACTCCAAAGTTCTTCTCTCATTGGGATCCCGACTCAAAGATGTTCACG TTGCAGTTGTATTTCAAAACCAAGCCACCAGAGGCAAACAAATCTCAAGCTCCCCCTGCACCTAATGGCGTAGCAGCTCCTGGTGTCCCACCAAGGTCTTTGCCACCACCTCCCCAAGCTccaccacctccaccacctccaccacaAGGACTACCACCAGGCTCTCGACCACCACCACCGCCCCCCCAAGGATCTTTACCCCCTCCTCCCCCCATGGCAAATGGCCCGAGACCAATGCCACCAGGTGGAGCACCACCTGCCCCACCTCCACCTCCCGGTGGCAGTGGCACAATGGCTAATTTCACCCCTGGTGCTCAGGTGGGCAGGCCTCCAATGCCTCCACAAGGTTTTTCTACCCAGCAGATGTAG